In Primulina eburnea isolate SZY01 chromosome 14, ASM2296580v1, whole genome shotgun sequence, the following proteins share a genomic window:
- the LOC140813342 gene encoding beta-amylase 3, chloroplastic codes for MALALRSATYFINLNDNRNSKTPNDFTSVVGFPQMKPSLQLRAKKSTKEAQISPAERTSSFSEGDQREKLHGMAGPLSHNGPRVPVFVMLPLDTVSVGGNLNKPRAMFASLMALKSAGVDGVMVDAWWGLVEKDGPMKYNWEGYAELINMVGKLGLKLQVVMSFHQCGGNVGDSCSVPLPPWVLEEISKNPNLVYTDRSGRRNPEYISLGCDSLPVLRGRTPIQVYSDYMRSFRERFKDYLGEVISEVQVGMGPCGELRYPSYPESNGTWRFPGIGEFQCYDMYMKASLAATAKAFGKDDWGQGGPHDAGQYNQFPEDTGFFRSDGTWKSEYGQFFLKWYSEKLLEHGEKILTAAEVIFKGTGVKLSGKVAGIHWHYKTRSHAAELTAGYYNTRNTDGYLPVARMMGKHGVVLNFTCMEMRDGEQPGEASCSPEGLVRQVKAAIKTARIELAGENALERYDMGAYSQVVATSIADSGHGLSAFTYLRMNKRLFEAENWRNFVEFVKCMSEGARKTRLPESDTIGTDLYVGFIKQNKERVIKEGVLV; via the exons ATGGCTTTAGCACTTCGTTCTGCAACTTATTTTATCAATCTAAATGATAACAGGAATTCCAAAACTCCGAATGATTTCACTAGCGTGGTTGGCTTCCCTCAAATGAAGCCATCTCTCCAGCTGCGGGCAAAGAAATCGACGAAAGAAGCTCAAATTTCACCGGCGGAGAGAACATCCTCGTTTTCAGAAGGTGATCAAAGAGAAAAACTACATGGAATGGCAGGTCCTCTCAGCCATAATGGTCCAAGGGTACCTGTTTTCGTGATGCTGCCGCTCGATACTGTGTCTGTTGGGGGGAATTTGAACAAACCGAGGGCGATGTTCGCTAGTTTAATGGCTCTAAAGAGTGCCGGAGTTGATGGAGTAATGGTGGACGCTTGGTGGGGATTGGTGGAGAAAGATGGGCCTATGAAATACAATTGGGAGGGCTATGCGGAGCTTATAAATATGGTAGGAAAGCTCGGCTTGAAGCTTCAAGTTGTCATGTCTTTTCATCAGTGCGGAGGAAATGTTGGAGACTCTTGCAG CGTTCCTCTACCCCCATGGGTGCTTGAAGAAATTAGCAAGAATCCTAATCTTGTCTACACTGATAGATCAGGTCGACGCAACCCTGAGTATATATCCTTGGGTTGCGACTCACTACCGGTTCTTAGAGGAAGGACACCAATTCAGGTCTATTCTGACTATATGCGAAGTTTCAGAGAAAGATTCAAGGACTACCTGGGAGAAGTTATTTCG GAGGTACAAGTGGGCATGGGACCATGTGGAGAGCTAAGATATCCATCTTATCCAGAAAGCAACGGTACCTGGAGATTCCCAGGAATTGGGGAATTCCAATGCTATGACATG TACATGAAAGCTTCATTAGCAGCTACAGCAAAGGCTTTTGGGAAAGATGACTGGGGCCAAGGAGGGCCTCATGATGCAGGCCAATATAACCAGTTCCCAGAAGACACTGGATTTTTCCGAAGTGATGGTACATGGAAAAGTGAATATGggcaatttttcttaaaatggTATTCTGAAAAGCTACTTGAGCATGGGGAGAAAATTCTGACAGCAGCAGAAGTTATATTTAAAGGAACTGGAGTCAAACTGTCGGGAAAAGTAGCTGGAATTCATTGGCATTACAAAACAAGATCACATGCAGCAGAACTAACAGCAGGATACTACAACACCAGAAATACAGATGGTTACCTACCAGTAGCAAGAATGATGGGTAAACATGGGGTTGTGCTCAACTTTACTTGTATGGAAATGAGAGATGGAGAACAGCCAGGGGAAGCTAGCTGCTCACCAGAAGGTCTAGTTAGACAAGTAAAGGCAGCAATCAAAACAGCTAGGATAGAACTTGCTGGAGAAAATGCACTAGAAAGGTATGATATGGGAGCTTACTCGCAGGTTGTGGCAACAAGTATAGCAGACTCGGGACATGGACTGAGTGCATTTACATATTTACGAATGAACAAGCGTTTATTTGAGGCAGAAAACTGGAGAAATTTCGTTGAATTCGTAAAATGCATGTCAGAAGGTGCCCGGAAAACACGACTTCCGGAGAGTGATACCATTGGAACTGACCTGTATGTTGGATTTATCAAACAGAACAAAGAGAGAGTGATAAAAGAAGGTGTCCTAGTGTAA
- the LOC140813290 gene encoding uncharacterized protein: protein MQKSFTLLQTVGVAGVFSAVSTWYGFMFGRESARKELGELIESLRRSNSDPKPPSQHL, encoded by the exons ATGCAGAAAAGCTTCACTTTGCTACAGACAGTAGGTGTTGCCGGTGTCTTCTCTGCTGTGTCTACCTG GTATGGATTTATGTTCGGCAGAGAGTCCGCCCGCAAGGAGCTTGGTGAATTGATTGAAAGCCTCCGCCGCTCAAATTCTGATCCCAAACCTCCGTCGCAGCACTTGTAA